One part of the Desulfurobacterium indicum genome encodes these proteins:
- a CDS encoding HpaA family protein has product MEGSNEKKFLTGAILIGVLLSSCASTIPVKRVTTQLNLETPQVEEQPKTKKIIGIVSPSQYFKEYYEDKLKKALQTAIQEILIKKGFTLKGPYETFDDITYQDKKKIYLTLIPEINLDIKKVVEENKCNNLYCSEKGKLYFGGDVTVTLIEPLTRQVFMKKRINLSDANIVDPYTYQYQINNRNKDLITDLVSKATAPKELIDSRDKAMAEGINRFYKYAVSKLNKYLDREELLSFEKDVEQVKHLKRF; this is encoded by the coding sequence TTGGAGGGATCAAATGAGAAAAAATTTTTAACGGGTGCAATCCTAATTGGGGTATTATTAAGTAGCTGTGCTTCAACAATTCCCGTCAAAAGAGTTACAACTCAACTAAATTTAGAAACACCGCAAGTAGAAGAACAACCCAAGACAAAGAAAATAATTGGTATTGTTTCACCATCCCAATATTTTAAAGAGTATTATGAAGATAAGTTAAAAAAAGCTCTTCAAACTGCGATACAAGAAATTCTCATTAAAAAGGGATTTACTTTAAAAGGTCCATATGAAACATTTGATGATATTACCTATCAAGATAAGAAGAAAATTTACTTAACATTAATTCCAGAAATCAATTTAGATATTAAAAAAGTTGTGGAAGAAAACAAATGCAACAATCTTTATTGTTCTGAAAAGGGTAAACTCTATTTTGGTGGAGACGTTACTGTAACTCTTATAGAACCTCTTACAAGACAAGTTTTCATGAAAAAAAGAATCAATCTTTCTGATGCAAACATCGTTGACCCCTACACCTATCAGTATCAAATAAATAATAGGAATAAAGATTTAATTACGGATTTGGTTAGTAAAGCTACAGCACCAAAAGAGCTCATAGATTCAAGAGATAAAGCTATGGCAGAAGGCATAAATAGATTTTATAAATATGCTGTTTCAAAGCTTAATAAATACCTTGATAGAGAAGAGCTTTTAAGTTTTGAGAAGGATGTTGAACAGGTTAAGCATCTTAAAAGATTTTAA